One segment of Neodiprion fabricii isolate iyNeoFabr1 chromosome 1, iyNeoFabr1.1, whole genome shotgun sequence DNA contains the following:
- the LOC124188099 gene encoding ubiquitin thioesterase OTU1, which produces MATFVLKVKTKSGQNLVKGLTGKDKVSQLKSKLSDLTGIPQIALHILGGFPPKALDLSKEDVALEDSGITSGDTLIVEEKQPPVKPRQQLIERGNNTVPRSHIIDTETLSNSPGVLMKQIVPADNSCLFTSVGYVLNGKVDTTCASFMRDIIAESVSSNPEEYSEAILGRPNGEYCEWIKKADSWGGAIELAILSWFYGLEIAVVDSINAIINRFGEDQHYAQRVFLMFDGIHYDPLYLEPLDGGSIQTIFPTSDDTLLIQATELAREAKSSRQYTDVQKFTLKCMVCNVMLNGQLAAQQHAKDTGHMNFGEVA; this is translated from the exons ATGGCAACTTTTGTATTGAAGGTTAAAACAAAATCAGGTCAAAACCTCGTTAAAGGTTTAACAGGTAAAGACAAAGTTTCTCAATTAAAATCCAAGCTCTCAGATCTTACGGGAATACCTCAGATCGCTCTCCATATTCTGGGCGGTTTTCCACCCAAGGCGTTGGATCTGAGCAAGGAAGACGTAGCGCTGGAAGATTCCGGAATCACATCCGGCGACACGCTAatagttgaagaaaaacaaccaCCCGTCAAACCGAGGCAGCAATTGATAGAACGTGGCAATAACACGGTCCCAAGATCTCATATTATCGACACCGAAACTCTGAGCAACAGCCCCGGTGTTCTAATGAAGCAGATTGTACCCGCTGACAACTCTTGCCTTTTCACTAGCGTCGGATATGTCCTGAACG GAAAGGTCGACACAACCTGCGCCAGTTTCATGAGGGATATAATTGCCGAAAGTGTTTCGTCTAATCCTGAAGAGTATTCGGAGGCGATATTGGGACGTCCTAACGGCGAGTATTGCGAATGGATAAAGAAGGCCGACTCTTGGGGTGGTGCAATAGAGCTGGCGATACTTTCTTGGTTTTATGGACTGGAAATAGCCGTTGTTGACAGTATTAATGCTATCATAAACAGATTTGGAGAGGATCAGCACTACGCTCAGAGAGTCTTTTTAATGTTCGACGGTATTCACTACGACCCTCTTTACTTGGAACCATTAGAT GGTGGAagtattcaaacaatttttcctaCGAGCGACGACACGCTGTTGATACAGGCTACAGAATTGGCCAGAGAAGCTAAATCCAGTCGCCAGTACACGGACGTACAAAAGTTCACCCTAAAATGCATGGTGTGTAACGTTATGCTAAATGGGCAGCTAGCAGCGCAACAACATGCGAAGGATACAGGTCACATGAACTTTGGAGAAGTTGCCTAG